Proteins from a genomic interval of Danio rerio strain Tuebingen ecotype United States chromosome 4, GRCz12tu, whole genome shotgun sequence:
- the LOC100329790 gene encoding uncharacterized protein isoform X3 translates to MAFIKEESEDVKIEETFTVKQEDLQEQTDLMVLKEETHQLNVMEEKQQFEKHQVITTDEKPTLTKKTSSRGRPRKSKSMCNYSCTRCRKSFSKKSNLDIHMRVHTKEKPYTCKQCGKSFGYIQGFENHMSIHTGERPYTCQQCGKSFYHAGNFAAHMRTHTGERKYTCQHCGKSFSKTGNLAVHMRIHTGEKPYSCSQCGKSFKQNVTLKIHMRTHNEERIFTCTQCGKSISHKHYLDIHMRIHTGEKPYTCTECGKSFPYKGSLKHHMLSHTGEKPFTCAQCGKSFTTKTSLMNHMDGHTGIIVFTCDQCGKTFTRKDSMKQHMKTHSGEDSFRCSECGKGFKCKRSLSTHLKLHNGERK, encoded by the exons aagaggagagtgaagatgtgaagattgaagaaacatttacagtcaaacaggaagatctgcaggaacaaacag acctgatggtgctgaaagaagagactcatcAACTGAATGTAATGGAAGAGAAACAGCAGTTTGAGAAACACCAAGTAAtaacgactgatgaaaaacccacactgactaaaaagacttcatcacgtggaagacctcggaaatccaagtCTATGTGTAATTACAGCTGTACACggtgtagaaagagtttcagtaAAAAGTCAAACCTTGAtattcacatgagagttcacactaaagagaaaccttacacctgcaaacagtgtggaaagagttttggttaTATACAAGGCTTTGAAAACCACATGAgcattcacactggagagaggccgtacacatgccaacagtgtggaaaaagcttctatcaTGCAGGAAATTTTGCAGcgcacatgagaactcacactgggGAGAGGAAGTATACATGCCAACATTGTGGAAAAAGCTTCTCTAAAACAGGAAACTTGgcagtgcacatgagaattcacactggggagaagccttactcttgctctcagtgtggaaagagttttaagcaaaatGTCACCCTTAAAatccacatgagaactcacaatgAAGAAAGAATTTTTACCTGcacacagtgtgggaaaagtATTTCTCACAAGCACTACCTtgacatccacatgaggattcacactggagagaaaccttacacatgcacagagtgtggtaaaagtttcccaTATAAAGGCTCACTCAAACATCACATGTTAagtcacaccggagagaagccgtttacatgtgctcagtgtggaaagagcttcacaaccaaaacTAGCCTCATGAACCACATGGATGGTCACACTGGAAtcatagtgttcacatgtgatcagtgtggaaagaccTTCACACGCAAAGACTCTATGAAGcaacacatgaagactcactcaGGAGAGGATAgttttagatgcagtgagtgtggaaagggctttaaatGTAAAAGAAGTCTCAGCACTCACctgaagcttcacaatggagagcgaaaatga
- the LOC100329790 gene encoding uncharacterized protein isoform X5: MFKTARWRVNDLMVLKEETHQLNVMEEKQQFEKHQVITTDEKPTLTKKTSSRGRPRKSKSMCNYSCTRCRKSFSKKSNLDIHMRVHTKEKPYTCKQCGKSFGYIQGFENHMSIHTGERPYTCQQCGKSFYHAGNFAAHMRTHTGERKYTCQHCGKSFSKTGNLAVHMRIHTGEKPYSCSQCGKSFKQNVTLKIHMRTHNEERIFTCTQCGKSISHKHYLDIHMRIHTGEKPYTCTECGKSFPYKGSLKHHMLSHTGEKPFTCAQCGKSFTTKTSLMNHMDGHTGIIVFTCDQCGKTFTRKDSMKQHMKTHSGEDSFRCSECGKGFKCKRSLSTHLKLHNGERK, from the exons ATGTTTAAAACTGCAAgatggagagtaaatg acctgatggtgctgaaagaagagactcatcAACTGAATGTAATGGAAGAGAAACAGCAGTTTGAGAAACACCAAGTAAtaacgactgatgaaaaacccacactgactaaaaagacttcatcacgtggaagacctcggaaatccaagtCTATGTGTAATTACAGCTGTACACggtgtagaaagagtttcagtaAAAAGTCAAACCTTGAtattcacatgagagttcacactaaagagaaaccttacacctgcaaacagtgtggaaagagttttggttaTATACAAGGCTTTGAAAACCACATGAgcattcacactggagagaggccgtacacatgccaacagtgtggaaaaagcttctatcaTGCAGGAAATTTTGCAGcgcacatgagaactcacactgggGAGAGGAAGTATACATGCCAACATTGTGGAAAAAGCTTCTCTAAAACAGGAAACTTGgcagtgcacatgagaattcacactggggagaagccttactcttgctctcagtgtggaaagagttttaagcaaaatGTCACCCTTAAAatccacatgagaactcacaatgAAGAAAGAATTTTTACCTGcacacagtgtgggaaaagtATTTCTCACAAGCACTACCTtgacatccacatgaggattcacactggagagaaaccttacacatgcacagagtgtggtaaaagtttcccaTATAAAGGCTCACTCAAACATCACATGTTAagtcacaccggagagaagccgtttacatgtgctcagtgtggaaagagcttcacaaccaaaacTAGCCTCATGAACCACATGGATGGTCACACTGGAAtcatagtgttcacatgtgatcagtgtggaaagaccTTCACACGCAAAGACTCTATGAAGcaacacatgaagactcactcaGGAGAGGATAgttttagatgcagtgagtgtggaaagggctttaaatGTAAAAGAAGTCTCAGCACTCACctgaagcttcacaatggagagcgaaaatga